Proteins encoded within one genomic window of Mauremys mutica isolate MM-2020 ecotype Southern chromosome 11, ASM2049712v1, whole genome shotgun sequence:
- the LOC123344481 gene encoding forkhead box protein J1-B-like isoform X1, translated as MRAPCQASWADGAVAGGAECVCTRPARCPPWGRRPQPAPLCKAVGLEGACQQRMPILVSPDIAARFKEKWLLLHPEDRDNAGGAVTLDDSLTSLQWLQDFSIVTTDPERPPVPSYPVQQPPQQLFQGSEAPASPPAGDTAAKGMPPRLGKPTSTATSPGTSYLPGLGAAEIDYKSNPGMKPPYSYATLICMALRASKQAKVTLSAIYSWIMENFCYYRHAEPSWQNSIRHNLSLNKCFRKVPRQKDEPGKGGFWEIDPQYAHMFVDGVFKRRRPTAAPYSPARQRPALEAECSLLSPMPHLGDGQPGHTPHQATRCLLHQHSQRCPLLDAPSPLPKCSCPAARTAQSPLLPSSGRDAEALRGEFDWADAFDDVFRGNGSNFEDLDINAALSSLSTEMDLAMQGRYIPPAGKWGTPATSHPSPGASHWEDFTPFADTPQHPWEEARGEALSNPWGFEQGFNFCDGFLSETQPWDKVDTFM; from the exons ATGCGGGCGCCCTGCCAGGCCAGCTGGGCGGATGGGGCGGTAGCAGGAGGCGCGGAGTGTGTCTGTACCAGGCCAGCCAGGTGCCCCCCCTGGGGACGCCGCCCCCAGCCCGCACCTCTCTGCAAAG cagtgggACTGGAGGGAGCGTGTCAGCAGAGGATGCCCATCCTCGTCTCACCCGACATCGCTGCCCGGTTCAAGGAGaagtggctgctgctgcaccccgAGGACCGGGACAATGCAGGTGGGGCTGTGACCTTGGATGACAGCCTCACCAGCCTGCAGTGGCTCCAAGACTTTTCCATCGTCACCACTGATCCAGAGAGACCACCTGTCCCCAGCTATCCTGTCCAGCAGCCTCCCCAGCAGCTCTTCCAAGGGTCCGAGGCCCCGGCCAGCCCACCAGCAGGAGACACTGCAGCCAAGGGGATGCCCCCACGTCTAGGCAAACCCACCTCCACAGCCACCTCCCCTGGCACCAGCTACCTGCCTGGCCTCGGCGCCGCAGAGATCGATTACAAGAGCAACCCTGGGATGAAGCCCCCTTACTCCTACGCCACCCTCATCTGCATGGCTCTACGGGCCAGCAAGCAGGCCAAGGTCACCTTGTCAGCCATCTACAGCTGGATCATGGAGAACTTCTGCTACTACCGGCACGCTGAGCCCAGCTGGCAG AATTCCATCCGGCACAACCTGTCCTTGAACAAATGCTTCCGGAAAGTGCCGCGGCAGAAGGACGAGCCAGGCAAGGGGGGCTTCTGGGAGATCGACCCTCAGTATGCCCATATGTTCGTCGACGGTGTGTTCAAGCGGAGACGGCCGACAGCCGCACCCTACAGCCCAGCACGGCAGCGCCCTGCCCTGGAGGCTGAGTGCAGCCTCTTGTCCCCCATGCCCCACCTGGGGGATGGGCAGCCAGGGCACACCCCTCACCAGGCCACCCGCTGCCTGCTGCACCAGCACAGCcaacgctgccccctgctggatgcccccagccctctgccgaagtgcagctgcccagcagccaGAACTGCCCAGTCCCCTCTGCTGCCCTCTAGTGGCAGAGATGCAGAGGCCCTGCGAGGAGAATTCGACTGGGCCGATGCCTTTGACGACGTCTTCCGGGGAAACGGCAGCAATTTTGAGGACCTGGATATTAACGCAGCACTCAGCTCGTTGTCCACGGAGATGGACCTCGCCATGCAAGGCAGGTACATACCCCCTGCTGGCAAGTGGGGCACCCCGGCTACCAGTCACCCCAGCCCAGGGGCTTCCCACTGGGAGGATTTCACCCCCTTTGCCGACACCCCCCAGCATCCCTGGGAGGAGGCGAGGGGGGAGGCGCTCAGCAACCCCTGGGGCTTTGAGCAGGGCTTCAACTTCTGTGATGGCTTCCTCAGTGAGACGCAGCCCTGGGACAAAGTCGACACCTTCATGTGA
- the LOC123344481 gene encoding forkhead box protein J1-B-like isoform X2 has product MRAPCQASWADGAVAGGAECVCTRPARCPPWGRRPQPAPLCKVGLEGACQQRMPILVSPDIAARFKEKWLLLHPEDRDNAGGAVTLDDSLTSLQWLQDFSIVTTDPERPPVPSYPVQQPPQQLFQGSEAPASPPAGDTAAKGMPPRLGKPTSTATSPGTSYLPGLGAAEIDYKSNPGMKPPYSYATLICMALRASKQAKVTLSAIYSWIMENFCYYRHAEPSWQNSIRHNLSLNKCFRKVPRQKDEPGKGGFWEIDPQYAHMFVDGVFKRRRPTAAPYSPARQRPALEAECSLLSPMPHLGDGQPGHTPHQATRCLLHQHSQRCPLLDAPSPLPKCSCPAARTAQSPLLPSSGRDAEALRGEFDWADAFDDVFRGNGSNFEDLDINAALSSLSTEMDLAMQGRYIPPAGKWGTPATSHPSPGASHWEDFTPFADTPQHPWEEARGEALSNPWGFEQGFNFCDGFLSETQPWDKVDTFM; this is encoded by the exons ATGCGGGCGCCCTGCCAGGCCAGCTGGGCGGATGGGGCGGTAGCAGGAGGCGCGGAGTGTGTCTGTACCAGGCCAGCCAGGTGCCCCCCCTGGGGACGCCGCCCCCAGCCCGCACCTCTCTGCAAAG tgggACTGGAGGGAGCGTGTCAGCAGAGGATGCCCATCCTCGTCTCACCCGACATCGCTGCCCGGTTCAAGGAGaagtggctgctgctgcaccccgAGGACCGGGACAATGCAGGTGGGGCTGTGACCTTGGATGACAGCCTCACCAGCCTGCAGTGGCTCCAAGACTTTTCCATCGTCACCACTGATCCAGAGAGACCACCTGTCCCCAGCTATCCTGTCCAGCAGCCTCCCCAGCAGCTCTTCCAAGGGTCCGAGGCCCCGGCCAGCCCACCAGCAGGAGACACTGCAGCCAAGGGGATGCCCCCACGTCTAGGCAAACCCACCTCCACAGCCACCTCCCCTGGCACCAGCTACCTGCCTGGCCTCGGCGCCGCAGAGATCGATTACAAGAGCAACCCTGGGATGAAGCCCCCTTACTCCTACGCCACCCTCATCTGCATGGCTCTACGGGCCAGCAAGCAGGCCAAGGTCACCTTGTCAGCCATCTACAGCTGGATCATGGAGAACTTCTGCTACTACCGGCACGCTGAGCCCAGCTGGCAG AATTCCATCCGGCACAACCTGTCCTTGAACAAATGCTTCCGGAAAGTGCCGCGGCAGAAGGACGAGCCAGGCAAGGGGGGCTTCTGGGAGATCGACCCTCAGTATGCCCATATGTTCGTCGACGGTGTGTTCAAGCGGAGACGGCCGACAGCCGCACCCTACAGCCCAGCACGGCAGCGCCCTGCCCTGGAGGCTGAGTGCAGCCTCTTGTCCCCCATGCCCCACCTGGGGGATGGGCAGCCAGGGCACACCCCTCACCAGGCCACCCGCTGCCTGCTGCACCAGCACAGCcaacgctgccccctgctggatgcccccagccctctgccgaagtgcagctgcccagcagccaGAACTGCCCAGTCCCCTCTGCTGCCCTCTAGTGGCAGAGATGCAGAGGCCCTGCGAGGAGAATTCGACTGGGCCGATGCCTTTGACGACGTCTTCCGGGGAAACGGCAGCAATTTTGAGGACCTGGATATTAACGCAGCACTCAGCTCGTTGTCCACGGAGATGGACCTCGCCATGCAAGGCAGGTACATACCCCCTGCTGGCAAGTGGGGCACCCCGGCTACCAGTCACCCCAGCCCAGGGGCTTCCCACTGGGAGGATTTCACCCCCTTTGCCGACACCCCCCAGCATCCCTGGGAGGAGGCGAGGGGGGAGGCGCTCAGCAACCCCTGGGGCTTTGAGCAGGGCTTCAACTTCTGTGATGGCTTCCTCAGTGAGACGCAGCCCTGGGACAAAGTCGACACCTTCATGTGA
- the LOC123344481 gene encoding forkhead box protein J1-B-like isoform X3, with the protein MSHPCATVGLEGACQQRMPILVSPDIAARFKEKWLLLHPEDRDNAGGAVTLDDSLTSLQWLQDFSIVTTDPERPPVPSYPVQQPPQQLFQGSEAPASPPAGDTAAKGMPPRLGKPTSTATSPGTSYLPGLGAAEIDYKSNPGMKPPYSYATLICMALRASKQAKVTLSAIYSWIMENFCYYRHAEPSWQNSIRHNLSLNKCFRKVPRQKDEPGKGGFWEIDPQYAHMFVDGVFKRRRPTAAPYSPARQRPALEAECSLLSPMPHLGDGQPGHTPHQATRCLLHQHSQRCPLLDAPSPLPKCSCPAARTAQSPLLPSSGRDAEALRGEFDWADAFDDVFRGNGSNFEDLDINAALSSLSTEMDLAMQGRYIPPAGKWGTPATSHPSPGASHWEDFTPFADTPQHPWEEARGEALSNPWGFEQGFNFCDGFLSETQPWDKVDTFM; encoded by the exons ATGAGCCACCCATGTGCCACAG tgggACTGGAGGGAGCGTGTCAGCAGAGGATGCCCATCCTCGTCTCACCCGACATCGCTGCCCGGTTCAAGGAGaagtggctgctgctgcaccccgAGGACCGGGACAATGCAGGTGGGGCTGTGACCTTGGATGACAGCCTCACCAGCCTGCAGTGGCTCCAAGACTTTTCCATCGTCACCACTGATCCAGAGAGACCACCTGTCCCCAGCTATCCTGTCCAGCAGCCTCCCCAGCAGCTCTTCCAAGGGTCCGAGGCCCCGGCCAGCCCACCAGCAGGAGACACTGCAGCCAAGGGGATGCCCCCACGTCTAGGCAAACCCACCTCCACAGCCACCTCCCCTGGCACCAGCTACCTGCCTGGCCTCGGCGCCGCAGAGATCGATTACAAGAGCAACCCTGGGATGAAGCCCCCTTACTCCTACGCCACCCTCATCTGCATGGCTCTACGGGCCAGCAAGCAGGCCAAGGTCACCTTGTCAGCCATCTACAGCTGGATCATGGAGAACTTCTGCTACTACCGGCACGCTGAGCCCAGCTGGCAG AATTCCATCCGGCACAACCTGTCCTTGAACAAATGCTTCCGGAAAGTGCCGCGGCAGAAGGACGAGCCAGGCAAGGGGGGCTTCTGGGAGATCGACCCTCAGTATGCCCATATGTTCGTCGACGGTGTGTTCAAGCGGAGACGGCCGACAGCCGCACCCTACAGCCCAGCACGGCAGCGCCCTGCCCTGGAGGCTGAGTGCAGCCTCTTGTCCCCCATGCCCCACCTGGGGGATGGGCAGCCAGGGCACACCCCTCACCAGGCCACCCGCTGCCTGCTGCACCAGCACAGCcaacgctgccccctgctggatgcccccagccctctgccgaagtgcagctgcccagcagccaGAACTGCCCAGTCCCCTCTGCTGCCCTCTAGTGGCAGAGATGCAGAGGCCCTGCGAGGAGAATTCGACTGGGCCGATGCCTTTGACGACGTCTTCCGGGGAAACGGCAGCAATTTTGAGGACCTGGATATTAACGCAGCACTCAGCTCGTTGTCCACGGAGATGGACCTCGCCATGCAAGGCAGGTACATACCCCCTGCTGGCAAGTGGGGCACCCCGGCTACCAGTCACCCCAGCCCAGGGGCTTCCCACTGGGAGGATTTCACCCCCTTTGCCGACACCCCCCAGCATCCCTGGGAGGAGGCGAGGGGGGAGGCGCTCAGCAACCCCTGGGGCTTTGAGCAGGGCTTCAACTTCTGTGATGGCTTCCTCAGTGAGACGCAGCCCTGGGACAAAGTCGACACCTTCATGTGA
- the LOC123344481 gene encoding forkhead box protein J1-B-like isoform X4, with amino-acid sequence MPILVSPDIAARFKEKWLLLHPEDRDNAGGAVTLDDSLTSLQWLQDFSIVTTDPERPPVPSYPVQQPPQQLFQGSEAPASPPAGDTAAKGMPPRLGKPTSTATSPGTSYLPGLGAAEIDYKSNPGMKPPYSYATLICMALRASKQAKVTLSAIYSWIMENFCYYRHAEPSWQNSIRHNLSLNKCFRKVPRQKDEPGKGGFWEIDPQYAHMFVDGVFKRRRPTAAPYSPARQRPALEAECSLLSPMPHLGDGQPGHTPHQATRCLLHQHSQRCPLLDAPSPLPKCSCPAARTAQSPLLPSSGRDAEALRGEFDWADAFDDVFRGNGSNFEDLDINAALSSLSTEMDLAMQGRYIPPAGKWGTPATSHPSPGASHWEDFTPFADTPQHPWEEARGEALSNPWGFEQGFNFCDGFLSETQPWDKVDTFM; translated from the exons ATGCCCATCCTCGTCTCACCCGACATCGCTGCCCGGTTCAAGGAGaagtggctgctgctgcaccccgAGGACCGGGACAATGCAGGTGGGGCTGTGACCTTGGATGACAGCCTCACCAGCCTGCAGTGGCTCCAAGACTTTTCCATCGTCACCACTGATCCAGAGAGACCACCTGTCCCCAGCTATCCTGTCCAGCAGCCTCCCCAGCAGCTCTTCCAAGGGTCCGAGGCCCCGGCCAGCCCACCAGCAGGAGACACTGCAGCCAAGGGGATGCCCCCACGTCTAGGCAAACCCACCTCCACAGCCACCTCCCCTGGCACCAGCTACCTGCCTGGCCTCGGCGCCGCAGAGATCGATTACAAGAGCAACCCTGGGATGAAGCCCCCTTACTCCTACGCCACCCTCATCTGCATGGCTCTACGGGCCAGCAAGCAGGCCAAGGTCACCTTGTCAGCCATCTACAGCTGGATCATGGAGAACTTCTGCTACTACCGGCACGCTGAGCCCAGCTGGCAG AATTCCATCCGGCACAACCTGTCCTTGAACAAATGCTTCCGGAAAGTGCCGCGGCAGAAGGACGAGCCAGGCAAGGGGGGCTTCTGGGAGATCGACCCTCAGTATGCCCATATGTTCGTCGACGGTGTGTTCAAGCGGAGACGGCCGACAGCCGCACCCTACAGCCCAGCACGGCAGCGCCCTGCCCTGGAGGCTGAGTGCAGCCTCTTGTCCCCCATGCCCCACCTGGGGGATGGGCAGCCAGGGCACACCCCTCACCAGGCCACCCGCTGCCTGCTGCACCAGCACAGCcaacgctgccccctgctggatgcccccagccctctgccgaagtgcagctgcccagcagccaGAACTGCCCAGTCCCCTCTGCTGCCCTCTAGTGGCAGAGATGCAGAGGCCCTGCGAGGAGAATTCGACTGGGCCGATGCCTTTGACGACGTCTTCCGGGGAAACGGCAGCAATTTTGAGGACCTGGATATTAACGCAGCACTCAGCTCGTTGTCCACGGAGATGGACCTCGCCATGCAAGGCAGGTACATACCCCCTGCTGGCAAGTGGGGCACCCCGGCTACCAGTCACCCCAGCCCAGGGGCTTCCCACTGGGAGGATTTCACCCCCTTTGCCGACACCCCCCAGCATCCCTGGGAGGAGGCGAGGGGGGAGGCGCTCAGCAACCCCTGGGGCTTTGAGCAGGGCTTCAACTTCTGTGATGGCTTCCTCAGTGAGACGCAGCCCTGGGACAAAGTCGACACCTTCATGTGA